The Epinephelus lanceolatus isolate andai-2023 chromosome 14, ASM4190304v1, whole genome shotgun sequence genome has a window encoding:
- the cog3 gene encoding conserved oligomeric Golgi complex subunit 3 yields the protein MASTDQSLLDITDKETREKLSLWDRRTDATAPLTEKQMDAVLEIRASAETLAIPSELPIEDLCSLSSRSLQSPFTATVPESTEDVLLKGFQMLDMENDRIETAQQFFAWFAKLQGNMDQDESAKYRKTRNDLNCYQEQCDAILKDVSAALEHLDSLQKQYLFVSNKTGTLHEACEQLLKEQSELVDLAESIQQKLSYFNELENINTKLNSPTLSVNSEGFIPMLSKLDDCIEYVSSHPNFKDYPVYLAKFKQCLSKAMHFMKIHIVNTMQNLTSQLTKRDPMGLTNADNAFTLYYVKYRAAAPKVRSLIEQIEQRAEKIPEYHQLLDEIHQCYLDQRELLLSPSITSTITDLTNQNSKDHCALVRSGCAFMVHVCQDEHQLYKEFFSKPTPKLDELLEKLCLSLYDVLRPLIIHIIHLETLSELCSILKNEMLEDHVHNNASQLGAFDAVVKQMLEDVQERLVYRTHIYIQTDITGYKPAPGDLAYPEKLEMMERIAQSLKEEQMKQMSQESMFSDVQLEDPDGRRNSNAGNVEASRLQTSVSPADLHGMWYPTVRRTLVCLSKLYRCIDRAVFQGLSQEALSACIQSLLKASDIILKNKTQIDGQLFLIKHLLIVREQIAPFHTDFAIKEISLDLKKTRDAAFKILNPKAVPKFFRLNSHNAILEFLLEGTPEIKEHYIDSKKDVDRHLKFSCEQFIQQQTQIFVGNLEEFLTKVAALKTMAIQGGPTYSLSQQPWAQPAKINDVVMATYRVMKSKLPSTLQSMSLYLANRDTEFILFKPVRNNIQQVFQRLHALLQEEYSGEDLQIIACPSMEQINLLLSVNK from the exons CTGCCCATTGAGGACTTGTGCAGCCTTTCGTCGCGGTCCTTGCAGTCCCCCTTCACAGCGACTGTGCCCGAGTCTACAGAGGACGTCCTGCTGAAGGGTTTCCAGATGCTTGACATGGAGAATGACAGGATAGAAACAGCACAGCAG TTTTTTGCTTGGTTTGCCAAGTTACAGGGAAACATGGACCAGGATGAGAGTGCAAAATACAG GAAAACCAGAAATGACCTAAACTGCTACCAGGAGCAATGCGATGCTATCCTGAAAGATGTCAGTGCGGCTCTGGAGCACCTGGACTCCCTTCAGAAACAGTATCTGTTTGTGTCCAATAAGACTGGCACCCTGCACGAGGCCTGCGAACAGCTGCTGAAAGAGCAG TCGGAGCTTGTTGACCTGGCGGAGAGCATACAGCAGAAACTGTCGTACTTCAATGAGTTAGAAAACATTAACACG AAACTGAACTCACCAACCTTGTCTGTAAATAGTGAAGGCTTTATTCCAATGCTGTCAAAATTGGATGACTGCATTGAATATGTTTCTTCACAT CCCAATTTCAAGGACTATCCAGTTTATTTGGCCAAGTTTAAACAATGTCTTTCTAAAGCTATGCATTTCATGAAGATCCACATCGTGAACACTATGCAGAATCTCACAAGCCAGCTAACAAAAAGG GATCCAATGGGCCTGACCAACGCAGACAATGCCTTTACACTTTACTATGTTAAGTACAGAGCTGCTGCACCTAAAGTCAGA tCACTGATTGAACAGATAGAACAGCGGGCAGAGAAGATTCCAGA ATACCATCAGCTCCTAGACGAGATCCATCAGTGCTACCTTGACCAGAGAGAGCTGCTCCTCAGTCCCAGCATCACATCCACCATTACTGACCTGACCAACCAAAACAGCAAAGACCACTGTGCTCTG GTTCGCAGCGGCTGTGCCTTTATGGTACACGTCTGCCAGGATGAACACCAACTGTACAAAGAGTTCTTCTCTAAACCGACGCCTAAACTAGA CGAGCTGCTGGAGAAGTTATGTTTGTCCCTGTATGATGTCCTCCGGCCTCTAATCATCCACATCATCCACCTGGAAACCCTGTCTGAGCTCTGCAGCATCCTCAAGAATGAGATGCTGGAGGACCATGTTCATAACAATG CTTCTCAGCTGGGGGCCTTTGATGCAGTGGTGAAGCAGATGCTGGAGGATGTCCAGGAGAGGCTGGTCTACAGGACTCACATTTACATCCAGACTGACATCACAGGCTACAAGCCAGCTCCGGGGGATCTGGCTTATCCCGAAAAACTGGAGATGATGGAG AGGATTGCTCAGAGCTTGAAGGAGGAGCAGATGAAGCAGATGTCTCAAGAGTCCATGTTTTCTGATGTTCAGCTTGAGGATCCTGATGGTAGAAGAAACAGTAATGCTG GGAATGTAGAGGCATCACGCCTACAGACATCGGTCTCTCCTGCTGATCTGCACGGCATGTGGTACCCTACTGTCAGACGAACGCTGGTTTGTCTGTCCAAGCTCTACAGATGCATAGAT AGAGCAGTCTTCCAGGGTTTATCTCAAGAAGCCTTATCTGCCTGCATCCAGTCCCTGCTTAAAGCTTCAGATATCATCCTTAAAAACAAG ACGCAAATAGACGGGCAACTTTTCCTGATCAAGCACCTGCTGATAGTGCGTGAACAGATTGCCCCATTTCACACCGATTTTGCCATCAAGGAAATCTCACTGGACCTGAAGAAAACGCGAG ATGCTGCCTTCAAAATCCTGAACCCTAAGGCTGTTCCCAAATTCTTCCGACTTAACAGTCACAACGCCATACTTGAATTCCTGTTGGAg GGAACACCAGAGATAAAGGAGCACTACATTGACTCTAAGAAGGATGTGGACCGACACCTGAAGTTCAGCTGTGAGCAGTTCATCCAGCAGCAGACTCAGATCTTTGTGGGGAACCTTGAGGAGTTTCTCACCAAG GTCGCAGCTCTTAAAACTATGGCTATCCAAGGTGGTCCCACGTACAGCCTGTCTCAGCAACCTTGGGCGCAGCCAG caaAGATCAACGATGTAGTGATGGCTACCTACCGGGTGATGAAGAGCAAGCTGCCAAGCACTTTACAGAGCATGTCCTTGTACTTAGCCAATAGAGACACGGAGTTCATCCTTTTCAAGCCTGTCCGG aatAACATCCAGCAGGTATTCCAAAGACTGCATGCCTTGCTTCAGGAGGAATACAGCGGAGAAGACCTTCAAATCATCGCGTGTCCATCGATGGAGCAG